The Castanea sativa cultivar Marrone di Chiusa Pesio chromosome 11, ASM4071231v1 genome contains a region encoding:
- the LOC142614770 gene encoding putative ABC transporter C family member 15 gives MALENLFNLHGATQEILQFRTAWPKLDSPCLWEHASIVVQLGFYAIFLVYLARTKFMDRGIDKYPIRIKFSIGYTASIICSSLLLGTHFLMLMMLLKGSGTQCNSKARAFSSEIMQVLSWATTIVTVYIFPNKKYIKFPWLLRAWWLCSFLLSIICTALDTHFRVINHGTLGVRDYADYLGLLSSTCLLAFSIRGETGIIFSVPSGIVEPLLNGKTDEHSEYKRISLYSKATLVQLITFSWLNPLFAVGFKKPLEQEEIPDIDIKDSARILSHSFDESLKQVERDGTTNPSIYKAIYLFIRKKVAINALFAVISAVASCVGPYLINDFVHFLTEKSTKSSETGYLLALAFLVANVVETIAQRQWNFGARQLGLRLKAALISRIYKKGLTLSSPSRQNHTIGEIINYMSVDIQRIIDFIWYLNIIWMFPVQISLAIYILHTNLGLGSFAALATTLIVMACNIPITRVQKRYQSKIMEAKDNRMKATSEVLQNMKTLKLQAWDSEFLQRLESLRKIEYDWLWKSLRLSALSSFIFWGSPAFISVVTFGACMLMGVELTAGRVLSALATFRMLQRPIEDLPDLLIVIAQGKVSADRITSYLQEDEIQKDAIEYVPKDQTEFDIEIDSGRFSWDLESRNPTLEGIQLKVKRGMKVAICGTVGSGKSSLLSCVLGDIEKLSGTVKISGTKAYVPQSAWILSGNIRENILFGSQYESAKYNKTVEACALTKDFELFPCGDLTEIGERGINMSGGQKQRIQIARAAYQDADIYLLDDPFSAVDAHTGTQLFEECLMGILKDKTILFVTHQVEFLPAADLILVMQNGRIVQAGQFEELLKQKIGFEDLVGAHSQALDSILSVENSSRTSESPIADDESNTDSTSNAELLRTQHDSEHNLSFEITEKGAKLVQDEEREKGSIGKEVYWSYLTIVKGGALVPFILLAHLSDQVLQVASNYWMAWASPPTSETKPKLAMNFVLLVYVVLALGSSLCVFVRAILLVKAGIWTSQKLFTNMLHSIFRAPMAFFDSTPFGRILNRASTDQSVLDLELAIKLAWCAFSIIQMLATIAVMSQVAWEVFVIFIPVTAICIWYQQYYIRTARELARLSRIQRAPILHHFAESLSGAATIRAFDQEDRFINGNVGLVDNHSRPWFHSVSAMEWFSFRLNLLSNFVFAFSLLLLVTLPEGIINPSIAGLAVTYGMNLNVLQASVIWNICDAENMMISVERILQYSNITSEAPLVIEESKPPNNWPEVGTICFKNLQICYAEHLPLVLKNINCTFPGRKKVGVVGRTGSGKSTLIQAIFRIVEPREGSIIIDGVDICKIGLHDLRSRLSIIPQDPAMFEGTVRTNLDPLQQYSDSEIWEALDKCQLGNLVRAKEEKLDSTVIENGDNWSVGQRQIFCLGRALLKKSSILVLDEATASVDSVTDGVIQKIISQDFKNRTVVTIAHRIHTVIDGDVVLVLSEGKIAEYDTPGKLLERPDSFFSKLIKEYSSRSQSFNNLANIHN, from the exons AAGAAATTCTTCAATTTCGGACAGCATGGCCAAAACTAGACTCGCCATGTTTGTGGGAGCATGCCAGCATTGTAGTACAACTTGGGTTCTATGCAATATTTTTGGTATATCTTGCACGAACAAAATTTATGGACAGAGGCATAGACAAGTATCCCATCAGAATAAAATTCAGTATTGGCTACACAGCCAGCATAATTTGTTCCAGTTTACTACTAGGGACTCACTTCCTAATGCTAATGATGCTGCTAAAGGGTAGTGGAACTCAATGCAACTCTAAAGCTCGAGCTTTTTCCTCAGAAATTATGCAAGTGCTATCATGGGCAACTACAATTGTTACTGTATACATATTCCCAAATAAAAAGTACATCAAGTTCCCCTGGTTACTAAGAGCATGGTGGCTTTGCAGCTTCTTGTTGTCGATTATCTGCACAGCTCTTGATACCCATTTCAGAGTTATAAACCATGGAACACTTGGAGTACGCGATTATGCAGACTACCTTGGCCTGCTTTCTTCTACATGCCTCTTGGCCTTTTCAATCCGAGGGGAAACAGGCATCATCTTTAGTGTCCCCAGTGGCATTGTTGAACCACTTCTCAATGGAAAAACTGATGAACATTCAGAATACAAGAGGATATCGTTATACAGCAAAGCTACTCTTGTCCAACTCATTACCTTCTCTTGGCTCAATCCACTCTTTGCTGTTGGATTTAAGAAACCCCTCGAACAGGAGGAAATTCCAGATATTGATATCAAGGACTCAGCAAGAATTCTCTCCCATTCCTTTGATGAGAGTCTGAAACAAGTTGAGAGAGATGGAACTACAAATCCATCCATCTATAAGGCAATCTATTTGTTTATCAGGAAGAAAGTAGCAATCAATGCATTGTTTGCAGTGATAAGTGCTGTAGCATCTTGTGTTGGCCCATACCTCATCAACGACTTTGTACATTTCCTAACTGAGAAGAGCACCAAGAGTTCAGAGACTGGGTACCTTCTGGCCCTAGCCTTTTTAGTTGCCAATGTGGTTGAGACAATAGCACAGAGGCAATGGAATTTTGGGGCACGCCAGCTAGGCCTTCGCCTTAAAGCTGCTCTGATATCTCGCATATACAAGAAAGGCTTAACCCTGTCAAGTCCATCCCGCCAAAACCACACTATCGGAGAGATCATCAACTATATGAGTGTAGATATCCAAAGAATCATAGACTTCATTTGGTACTTAAACATAATATGGATGTTTCCGGTTCAAATATCCTTAGCAATCTACATTCTACATACAAATCTAGGTTTGGGGTCATTTGCTGCATTAGCCACAACTTTAATAGTTATGGCTTGCAATATACCCATTACAAGAGTCCAGAAGAGATACCAATCTAAGATCATGGAAGCCAAGGACAATAGGATGAAAGCCACTTCAGAAGTTCTTCAAAACATGAAGACTCTTAAACTTCAAGCATGGGACAGTGAATTCCTTCAAAGGTTAGAAAGCTTGAGGAAAATAGAGTATGATTGGTTATGGAAATCACTAAGACTGTCAGCACTTTCATCTTTTATCTTCTGGGGATCACCTGCATTTATCTCTGTGGTAACCTTTGGGGCATGTATGCTAATGGGGGTTGAACTCACAGCAGGAAGAGTCTTATCTGCTTTGGCCACCTTCCGAATGCTACAACGCCCAATTGAAGATCTGCCTGACTTACTGATTGTGATTGCACAGGGAAAAGTCTCAGCTGATAGAATTACCTCCTACCTCCAGGAGGATGAAATTCAAAAGGATGCCATTGAGTATGTTCCAAAAGATCAAACAGAGTTTGACATTGAGATTGATAGTGGTAGATTTAGCTGGGATCTTGAGTCAAGGAATCCAACTCTGGAAGGAATACAGTTAAAAGTGAAGAGGGGAATGAAAGTGGCAATATGTGGGACTGTGGGATCAGGGAAGTCAAGCCTTCTCTCTTGTGTGCTTGGAGATATAGAAAAGCTGTCAGGGACAGTGAAGATCAGTGGTACAAAGGCTTATGTGCCTCAGTCTGCATGGATACTTTCAGGAAATATCAGGGAGAATATTCTATTTGGGAGTCAGTATGAGAGTGCTAAGTATAACAAAACAGTTGAAGCATGTGCTTTGACAAAGGATTTTGAACTTTTCCCCTGTGGTGATCTAACAGAGATTGGTGAAAGAGGGATAAATATGAGCGGAGGACAGAAGCAAAGGATACAGATTGCTCGAGCAGCTTACCAGGATGCTGATATATATCTACTCGATGATCCTTTCAGTGCTGTTGATGCTCATACAGGCACCCAACTCTTTGAG GAATGCCTGATGGGAATTCTTAAAGACAAGACTATACTTTTTGTTACCCACCAAGTTGAGTTTCTTCCAGCAGCAGACCTAATTCTA GTGATGCAAAATGGAAGAATTGTACAAGCTGGACAATTTGAAGAACTTTTGAAGCAAAAAATAGGATTTGAGGATTTGGTTGGTGCTCATAGCCAGGCTCTAGACTCAATCCTCTCAGTTGAAAATTCAAGTAGAACATCTGAAAGCCCTATAGCTGATGATGAATCCAACACAGATTCAACTTCAAATGCAGAACTTCTACGCACACAACATGACTCAGAGCATAATCTCTCTTTTGAAATTACAGAAAAAGGAGCTAAATTGGTGCAagatgaagaaagagagaaaggaagcaTCGGAAAAGAAGTTTACTGGTCATATTTGACCATTGTGAAAGGCGGAGCCCTGGTTCCATTCATCCTTTTGGCACATTTATCAGATCAAGTATTACAGGTAGCAAGTAACTACTGGATGGCATGGGCTTCACCTCCCACAAGTGAGACTAAACCAAAGTTGGCGATGAACTTCGTATTGCTTGTTTATGTAGTACTTGCTCTTGGAAGTTCACTTTGCGTGTTCGTGAGAGCCATACTACTAGTAAAAGCAGGAATTTGGACATCACAAAAGCTTTTCACAAACATGTTGCATAGTATATTCCGGGCACCAATGGCATTTTTTGATTCAACGCCATTTGGACGAATCTTAAACCGG GCATCTACAGATCAAAGTGTGTTAGACCTAGAATTGGCAATAAAATTAGCATGGTGTGCTTTCTCAATAATACAGATGCTAGCAACTATTGCAGTAATGTCTCAGGTGGCATGGGAAGTATTTGTCATTTTCATTCCAGTAACTGCAATCTGCATATGGTATCAG CAATATTACATACGAACAGCAAGAGAACTGGCCCGCTTATCACGTATACAACGAGCACCTATCCTCCACCACTTTGCAGAATCACTCTCAGGAGCTGCAACAATCCGTGCTTTTGATCAAGAAGACCGTTTTATCAATGGAAACGTTGGTCTTGTCGACAACCACTCAAGGCCATGGTTTCATAGTGTGTCAGCAATGGAATGGTTTTCTTTCAGACTGAATTTGCTATCCAATTTCGTCTTTGCCTTCTCATTGCTTTTACTGGTGACACTTCCTGAAGGAATTATCAATCCAA GCATTGCAGGGTTGGCAGTGACATATGGAATGAATTTGAATGTTTTGCAAGCTTCAGTTATATGGAACATATGCGATGCAGAAAATATGATGATATCAGTTGAAAGAATTCTTCAGTACTCAAACATAACAAGTGAAGCACCGCTTGTGATTGAAGAGAGCAAACCACCAAATAACTGGCCAGAAGTTGGAACAATATGCTTTAAAAATTTGCAG ATCTGTTATGCTGAACATTTACCATTAGTCTTGAAAAACATTAACTGCACATTTCCGGGAAGGAAGAAAGTTGGTGTTGTAGGAAGGACAGGGAGTGGTAAATCAACTCTCATACAGGCCATTTTCAGGATTGTTGAACCCAGAGAGGGCAGCATTATAATCGATGGTGTTGATATTTGCAAGATAGGGCTTCATGACTTAAGATCAAGGCTTAGCATCATACCACAAGACCCAGCAATGTTTGAGGGAACAGTTAGAACAAACTTAGACCCACTACAGCAATATTCTGACAGTGAAATATGGGAG GCACTAGATAAATGTCAACTAGGTAATTTAGTGCGTGCTAAGGAAGAGAAGTTGGATTCCACAG TGATCGAAAATGGAGACAACTGGAGTGTGGGCCAAAGACAGATATTTTGTCTTGGAAGAGCCTTGTTGAAGAAGAGTAGCATTCTCGTACTAGATGAAGCGACAGCCTCAGTTGATTCTGTAACTGATGGAGTGATACAGAAGATCATTAGTCAAGATTTCAAAAATCGGACAGTGGTCACTATAGCCCATAGAATCCACACAGTTATAGATGGTGATGTTGTTTTGGTCCTTAGTGAAGGCAA AATCGCAGAATATGACACTCCAGGAAAGCTACTTGAACGGCCAGATTCATTCTTCTCTAAACTCATAAAGGAGTACTCCTCGAGATCACAAAGTTTCAACAACTTAGCAAATATTCATAATTAA